Part of the Microcebus murinus isolate Inina chromosome 26, M.murinus_Inina_mat1.0, whole genome shotgun sequence genome is shown below.
GTCAAAACGGCCCTGAAGAAAGACAGGGAGAGCATGGGGCACCGCTACATCGAGGTGTTCAAGTCGCACAGGACCGAGATGGAGTGGGTGCTGAAGCACAGCGGGCCCAACAGCGCCGACAGCGCCAACGACGGCTTCGTGCGTCTGCGAGGACTGCCGTTTGGGTGCACAAAGGAAGAGATCGTCCAGTTCTTCTCGGGGCTGGAAATCGTGCCCAACGGAATCACGCTGCCCGTGGACTCCGAGGGCAAGATCACGGGGGAGGCCTTCGTGCAGTTCGCCTCGCAGGAGCTGGCCGAGAAGGCGCTGGGGAAGCACAAGGAGAGGATCGGGCACAGGTACATCGAAGTGTTCAAGAGCAGTCAGGAGGAAGTGAGGTCGTACTCGGACCCCCGGCTCAAGTTCATGTCGGTGCAACGGCCGGGGCCCTATAACCGCCACGGGACGGCCAGGAGGTACGTGGGCATCGTGAAGCAAGCGGGCCTGGAGAGGATGCGGCCCGGCGCCTACGGTGCAGGCTACGGCGGCTACGAGGAGTACGGTGGCCTCAGCGACAGCTACGGCTTCGCCGCGGCCGACGTGTTCGGGAGCGACCTGGGCTACTGCCTCTCGGGGATGTACGAGCACCGGTACGGAGACGGCGAGTTCGCGGTGCAGGGCACCACGGGGCACTGCGTCCACATGCGGGGGCTGCCGTACAAGGCCACCGAGAATGACATTTACAGCTTCTTCTCCCCGCTCAAGCCCGTGCGGGTGCAAATCGAGATCGGCCCGGACGGAAGAGTGACGGGCGAAGCGGACGTGGAGTTCGCCACTCACGAGGAGGCCGTGGCGTCTATGTCGAAAGACCGGGCCAACATGCAGCACAGGTACATAGAACTCTTCCTGAATTCGACGGCGGGGGCCGGCAACCCGGTGTACGGCGGCCAGGTGATGCAAGGCGTGGGCGTGCCGGTGGCCCAGGCCACCTACGGCGGTCTGGAGAGCCAGGCGGTGAGCAGCTGCTACGGGGCTGGCTACAGCGGCCAGAACAGCATGGGCGGGTACGACTAGTTCCGTGGGAACGTCTGGGTTGTCTCCACCACGTGTTCACAAGCAACGGAGAGCAGACGCAGGGAACCTGTGGGAGCCCATTTTGCGCCGTGAGTTTGCAAAAGCTGCACCAAAAAATTGCCTCTTCGGTGTTTTCTCATACAGACTTTTCCAGCATGTGATATTGAGTAAACTACTGTTTTCAGCTTTTCTCAATTAACACTTTGGTAGTATCCCCGAGAGCGATGTTATCTGAGTTTAAGTACTTTAAGTGTGTTAAATATGGACCTTTTGCCACCACACTGCAGTGAACTCATTGGGGAGACGTGCTTTTTTTGGAAAACTCAAAGGTGCTAGCTCCCtgattcaaaaaagaaatatttctcgTTTGTTCATTCCAGTTTATCTTTTCACTTAAAATCTTTTAGGTTAAGTTGAAGCTTTTTAAGAGTTAGTTTTTGAGAATTGAGACACAATACTAATAATACTGTAGGAATTGGTGAGGCCTTGACTTAAAACTGTCTTTGTACTGTGATTTCCTTTTGGGTGTATTTTGTTAAGTGAAacttgttaaattttttgttaattatttttttttcttaaaataaagatttttcacaATGACTGGCACAGATTACCTACTCAGCTGAAGGTGGTAAAATGGGTGGTTGAAGAGAATTCATTTTAATCCTAATGTATTTTagtgtgaatttaaaaataattttgtacatcAAAGCTGTGATCTCCCTTATATTCTTACAATGaggctaaataaaaatataataaaaatgtttaaaaacactgttgaaaatacttttttcaaaGCATTGAAGTTCAGTTAAAATCATGTTTTCCAAATTgcaagtctattttttaaatttaaaaaattttttttgcaagtCTATTTTTATACTTGAGCAGATACTAGTATTGCAGAGAATCAATTTATTGTACTACAGAGCAATGTTAATGACCAATTTTctaacaagaacaaaaatatcgCTCCTCTCAAAGTACAAGCAAACAACAGTCACTTTGACTTCctaatcaaattaataaaataatttttggtgtATCATTACAACTCccatgttttaattaattaaagtggtttgtcttttttttaactgCAAGCACAGGAGAAAATCAgtaatatataatacaaacatTGTGCTGTTTTCACAAAAGAAATAGAGGGGACCTAGACTCATATAAAAGCAACTTCTtagtattgatttttataataataaggaATTTTACAAGtccttataaattataaaaataaaatatttgcttgtcTTACTGTTAAATACATAAATTCTACAAACTGCTTTATTTTAccataaagtattattttaaaaaaatatatagaatttaatattaaaaattaggaaattagtAAACCATGCATTTAGGCTTCCTTAAGGTCCTTGTGTCTGAAGGATTCCTGGTAACTTGCTTCCTAAAAGGCGGAAAGGGAAGAACAGATCTCCAGACTGAATTTTGCTGGCAAAAGTGagtcttacaaaataaaatgtaataatggGAATGAAATTCTGTGACCTTTGTGGAAGTTTACAGTTTAGACGAAAGACATGTGTCCTGCCTATACCCAAGAATGTGGTCATGTGTGGACATGAACAGGTGGGGAATCATGAGAGCCAATTTATACTCTGCCTGCCCAAATCTCATTCCCTCTTCAATGGCCTCCCATTTAGAGCTTCACTTAAGCAACCATTGGTGGAGATGCAAGAAAGGTCTGGAGGGAAGGACTGACATTGAGGTTCTGCCTTCTAGAATAACATTTAGAAAGTTTCTTActttaaaagtatgaattttaaggccaagcgcggtggctcacgcctgtaatcctagctctctgggaggccgaggcgggcggattgctcgaggtcgggagttcaaaaccagcctgagcaagagcgagaccccgtctctactataaatagaaagaaactaattggccaactaatatatatagaaaaaattagccgggcatggtggcgcatgcctgtagtcccagctactcgggaggctgagacagaaggatcgcttgagcccaggagtctgaggttgctgtgagctaggctgccgccacggcactcactctagcctaggcaacaaagtgagactctgtctcaaaaaaaaaaaaaaaaaaaaagtatgaattttattattcattggttagaaaggaagaaaagtcataTGCTTGAATGAAAGGTTATCTTTTAGCAAGCAATCAAAAATGTTCAGGTAGACAAATGGAACACAATTTTATTCAGGTAGACTAAagttcaaacagaaaattaagctCTCTAGCATGTGTGGAtgatatcaaaaggaaaaaataaaatgtgattcagGTTTTTCATTGCTAAATAGTCTTTTAAACAGGCCTGACCAATTTTAACTTTCTTAATTTACAATTCTGCTTCTTTTTATTGTAAACGTATGACATATGCCTTAGCCATGCAACTAGatataatgaatacatttttaaaaagatctatcacaatgaataaaatatttcggaataataaattttaaccaacctgttttataattctaaaattggACTCAAGTAATGCTTTTATTTAAGTTTTGAATAcaggtatttttatttacataaaataaattaagtttttcatttttaattcaaagaatcaCAACATGTAGCATACATTAAATTAGCTGCTGAATGAAAAATTGATATGGCTAAAATAATCTATCTTAGTTTTATtaacctaaatttttaaaaaatgatgacatGTAGACTTCCTATTTAAAATACACCACATACaatctttttgagacagggtcttgctttgtggcccaggctagagtgagtgccgtggcttcagcttagctcacagcaacccaaactcctgggctcaagcaatcctactgcctcagcctcctgagtagctggaactacaggtacgcgccaccatgcccagctaat
Proteins encoded:
- the LOC105867886 gene encoding heterogeneous nuclear ribonucleoprotein F-like; amino-acid sequence: MLGPEGGEGFVVKLRGLPWSCSVEDVQNFLCDCTIRNGAAGVHFIYTREGRQSGEAFVEFGSEDDVKTALKKDRESMGHRYIEVFKSHRTEMEWVLKHSGPNSADSANDGFVRLRGLPFGCTKEEIVQFFSGLEIVPNGITLPVDSEGKITGEAFVQFASQELAEKALGKHKERIGHRYIEVFKSSQEEVRSYSDPRLKFMSVQRPGPYNRHGTARRYVGIVKQAGLERMRPGAYGAGYGGYEEYGGLSDSYGFAAADVFGSDLGYCLSGMYEHRYGDGEFAVQGTTGHCVHMRGLPYKATENDIYSFFSPLKPVRVQIEIGPDGRVTGEADVEFATHEEAVASMSKDRANMQHRYIELFLNSTAGAGNPVYGGQVMQGVGVPVAQATYGGLESQAVSSCYGAGYSGQNSMGGYD